Proteins from a genomic interval of Anaeromusa acidaminophila DSM 3853:
- a CDS encoding phage tail protein produces MWYAAPTPPDGFLECNGQPTAAYPALAAVVGATVPDLRGEFIRGWAHDRTGIADSGRSLGSIQTDDFKSHDHPRSPYGFNEIAYWTIGTNLGGFASHNSGEQYFAATTGLRGGTETRPHNIALLPCIKY; encoded by the coding sequence ATCTGGTATGCGGCTCCTACGCCGCCGGATGGTTTCCTAGAGTGCAATGGCCAACCAACGGCGGCGTATCCGGCTTTGGCAGCCGTAGTGGGCGCTACCGTTCCTGATCTGCGCGGCGAATTTATTAGAGGATGGGCGCATGATCGGACCGGCATAGCTGATTCAGGACGGTCTTTGGGAAGCATACAGACTGATGATTTTAAAAGTCATGATCACCCAAGAAGTCCGTATGGCTTTAATGAAATTGCTTATTGGACAATAGGTACAAATTTAGGTGGATTTGCTTCTCATAACTCAGGTGAACAATATTTTGCAGCAACAACAGGATTGAGAGGAGGAACTGAAACTCGTCCTCACAATATTGCCTTGTTGCCATGTATCAAATATTAA
- a CDS encoding phage tail protein: MPVGTIIAWPSEIMPQGSESGKWLICNGQSTAAYPALAVIVGEYVPDYRGFFLRGVGGGASALGLAQGDAIRNIYGSSTFAAVSNQASNSPSSINGAIGNIFIGNEPSPTSGNPSAWFAFNFDASRIVPTANENRPINKAVYYLIKASI; this comes from the coding sequence GTGCCAGTTGGAACAATTATTGCATGGCCTTCGGAAATAATGCCTCAAGGATCAGAATCAGGAAAATGGCTAATTTGCAATGGGCAATCGACAGCAGCTTATCCTGCATTAGCCGTTATTGTTGGTGAATATGTTCCAGATTATCGGGGCTTTTTTTTAAGGGGAGTAGGAGGTGGGGCATCGGCACTTGGTTTAGCGCAGGGAGATGCAATTAGGAATATTTACGGGTCTTCAACGTTTGCAGCAGTATCGAATCAAGCAAGCAATTCTCCTAGTAGTATAAATGGTGCCATCGGAAATATTTTTATTGGTAACGAGCCTTCCCCTACTAGTGGTAACCCTTCTGCATGGTTTGCTTTCAATTTTGATGCATCCAGAATAGTTCCAACCGCAAATGAAAATAGGCCCATAAATAAAGCCGTATATTATCTAATTAAAGCTTCTATTTAA